A genomic segment from Lignipirellula cremea encodes:
- a CDS encoding DUF2752 domain-containing protein — translation MSSAADSEPIHLSEADLVATEPDGPAPGESISQHVLLLVLCVVVLTLSFLLHTPPGERTEQVFLPGTAWPLPELCVYKRLMGWDCPGCGLTRSFISLAHGDFRRAWLFNPGGILLYGMAIVQIPFQTYQIRRIRQGRRAWRSKRFNWVALAFAVFMFSQWIWGMARHA, via the coding sequence ATGTCGTCCGCCGCCGATTCGGAACCGATCCACCTGTCCGAAGCCGACCTCGTTGCGACAGAACCCGACGGCCCCGCGCCCGGGGAATCGATCTCGCAACATGTCCTGCTGCTGGTGCTGTGCGTGGTGGTGCTCACTTTGTCCTTTCTGCTGCACACCCCGCCGGGCGAAAGAACCGAGCAGGTCTTCCTTCCCGGAACCGCCTGGCCGCTGCCGGAACTATGTGTTTACAAACGCTTGATGGGCTGGGATTGTCCCGGCTGCGGACTCACGCGCAGTTTTATCTCCCTGGCCCACGGGGATTTTCGGCGAGCGTGGCTGTTTAACCCGGGCGGAATCCTGCTCTATGGCATGGCGATTGTCCAGATTCCTTTTCAAACGTACCAGATTCGCCGGATCCGCCAGGGCCGCCGCGCCTGGCGAAGCAAACGGTTCAACTGGGTGGCCCTGGCTTTCGCCGTATTCATGTTCAGCCAGTGGATCTGGGGGATGGCCCGGCACGCTTGA
- the egtB gene encoding ergothioneine biosynthesis protein EgtB has translation MQAIWEQYQAVRQFSAQLCAVLSPEDCTIQSMPDASPAKWHLAHTTWFFETFVLRETSGYQAFHPDFEHLFNSYYNAIGEQYARSQRGVISRPGLEETLAYRRHVDAAMGRLLEEYSDAAAQAASRIELGLQHEQQHQELILTDIKHALWCNPLQPWYRSGRVVEPVARQPVSWIDCDPGLCSLGDEESGFAFDNERPRHRQWVEPFALADRTVTCGEWLAFIEDGGYSRPELWMSLGWSEVQQQAWQAPLYWAQGDDGWTLFTLAGCRPVASEEPVCHISWFEADAFARWSGARLPTEAEWETAAVSLAAERTAGDALADLLLADDRALHPPAVASGGERLQQMIGGVWEWTVSSYGPYPGFIPAVGALGEYNGKFMCNQYVLRGGSCATPSSHIRPTYRNFFPPGARWQFSGVRLAR, from the coding sequence ATGCAAGCGATCTGGGAACAATACCAGGCAGTCCGGCAGTTCAGCGCCCAGCTCTGTGCGGTGCTCTCGCCGGAAGACTGCACGATCCAATCGATGCCCGACGCCAGTCCTGCGAAGTGGCATCTGGCGCATACGACCTGGTTCTTTGAAACGTTCGTGCTGCGGGAGACTTCTGGTTACCAGGCGTTCCACCCGGACTTTGAGCATCTGTTCAACTCTTATTACAACGCGATCGGCGAGCAGTACGCCCGTTCGCAGCGGGGGGTGATTTCCCGTCCCGGACTGGAAGAAACACTGGCTTACCGTCGCCATGTCGACGCCGCGATGGGTCGTTTGCTGGAAGAGTATTCCGACGCCGCCGCCCAGGCGGCCAGCCGGATCGAACTCGGCCTGCAGCATGAGCAGCAGCACCAGGAGCTCATTCTGACCGATATCAAACATGCCCTGTGGTGTAATCCGCTGCAGCCGTGGTACCGGTCCGGCCGTGTGGTGGAACCGGTTGCGAGGCAGCCGGTCAGTTGGATCGACTGCGACCCCGGACTCTGTTCCCTCGGTGACGAGGAGAGCGGCTTTGCCTTTGATAATGAACGGCCCCGGCATCGCCAGTGGGTGGAGCCGTTCGCCCTGGCGGACCGGACGGTCACGTGCGGCGAGTGGCTGGCGTTTATCGAGGACGGCGGTTACAGCCGGCCCGAGTTATGGATGTCGCTTGGCTGGAGCGAGGTGCAGCAACAAGCCTGGCAGGCTCCGCTGTACTGGGCGCAGGGCGACGACGGCTGGACGCTGTTTACGCTTGCGGGTTGCCGGCCTGTCGCGTCCGAAGAGCCTGTCTGCCATATCAGCTGGTTCGAAGCAGACGCCTTTGCCCGCTGGTCGGGCGCGCGGCTGCCGACCGAAGCCGAATGGGAGACGGCCGCTGTGAGTCTGGCGGCGGAGCGAACCGCAGGCGACGCTTTGGCCGACCTGCTCCTGGCGGACGACCGGGCCCTGCACCCTCCAGCGGTCGCCAGCGGTGGGGAACGCCTGCAGCAGATGATCGGCGGCGTGTGGGAATGGACGGTCAGTTCCTATGGACCGTATCCGGGCTTCATCCCCGCGGTAGGCGCCCTGGGAGAGTACAACGGCAAGTTCATGTGCAACCAGTACGTTCTGCGGGGCGGTTCCTGCGCCACGCCGTCGTCGCACATTCGCCCGACCTACCGGAACTTTTTCCCGCCAGGCGCCCGTTGGCAATTTTCCGGCGTACGCTTGGCGCGTTAG